A stretch of DNA from Yoonia sp. BS5-3:
TCGCCGTTATTCCGATGCTCGCCCTGCTGCCGTTGCTGGCTGTGCCCGCCATCATGACGATCAACCCCGATGGCTCGGTCGCCCGCACCGCTGATGCCCATCACGATGATCACGGAACCCTTAGCCTGGTCGAAGGGCTGCCTGCCTGGGGTGAGGCCCTGGTGACGATTGGCGCTATCGTTGCAGTGATCCTGGCCGGTGTCTACCTGACCCGCCCTGTCTTTCGCTATATCCACCATGCCCGCCTACGCGAGATGTATACCGCGCTTGCCCTGTTGATGGTCGTTGCCACGGCTGTCTTGATGAGCATGGTTGGCCTGTCCCCGGCGCTTGGCACATTTTTGGCGGGCGTTGTTTTGGCGAACTCGGAATTTCGCCATGAGCTGGAAAGCGATCTGGCCCCGTTCAAGGGCCTTTTGCTGGGTCTGTTCTTTATCACCGTGGGGGCGGGCATTGATTTTGAACTGCTGTTCGCCAACCCGCTGAGCATTCTGTCGGCGACCATCGCCCTGATGCTGATCAAAGGCGCAATCCTTTTTGCCCTGGCCATTATCTTCAAGATCAAAGGCAAGGACCGTTGGCTGTTCACCCTTGGTCTGGCACAGGCGGGTGAGTTTGGCTTTGTGCTGATCTCATTCTCGGTGCAGCAGGGCATGCTGGTTGGCGATTTGTCGGGCAAGCTGCTTTTGATTGTTGCCCTGTCCATGCTAATCACCCCGCTTCTGTTCATCGCCTATGAACTGCTCAGCCGCCGCATGGTAGAAAGCGATGATCAACCCCATGATGAGGTCGATGTCCAAGGCCCCGTCATTATCGCCGGTATTGGCCGCTTTGGTCAGATCGTGAACCGCCTGCTGCAGAGCGCTGGTTTTGAAACGGTGGTGATTGACGCCAATCTGCAAACTGTTCAAACAATGCGTAAATTCGGCTTTCGCGGCTTTTTCGGCGATCCGACCCGCCCGGACCTGTTGAAGGCCGCAGGCCTAGAGGAAGCCCGTGTGCTGGTCGTGGCGATCGATGATAAGAAATCTGCCAATACGCTGGTGGCCTATGCCCGCAAGACCCGCCCTGATCTGCATATCATTGCCCGCGCCCGCGACCGGGTCCATGTCTATGAGCTTTATGCTGCCGGTGCCAATGACATTGTCCGCGAGATGTTTGACAGCTCATTGCGTGCCGGGCGCTATGCCCTTGAGAACCTTGGTCTATCCGAATTTGAAGCCGCCGAGCTTGAGCAGGCCTTTTATCAGCATGACCGTCAGGCCCTGCGCGAATTGGCCGAGCTGTGGCAGCCCGGCGTGCCCGTGGCCGATGTGCCCGCCTATGTCAAACGCGCGACCGAGCTGAATAATGCGCTTGAGACCGCATTGGCGACCCGGCAGCAAGCCATTGACAGTCAACAGGATTAAGGCGCGTCGCTGACCCCGGCCTCGGCAAAGGTGGCCATCCCTGAATGGCAGGCGATTGCCCCTTTCAGCACCCCAATGGCCAGCGCGGCCCCCGACCCTTCGCCAAGCCGCAGCCCAAGTTGCAGCAATGGCGCTTTGCCGATCCTATCAAGAAGCTGCTGATGCGCCCCTTCGGCGCTCAGATGTCCGGCGACCGTATGATCAAGCGCACCTGGCGCGGCCTTTTCCAGCACCGCTGCCGCCGCGCAACAGATAAACCCGTCCAGGATCACCGGGATCTGGTGATGGCGCGCCGCTGCAATCGCCCCGGCCATCCCTGCCAGTTCCCGCCCGCCAAGGCAGCGCAACGCCTCAAGCGGGTCAGCAGATTGATGCAAGGCCAGCCCCTTTGCCACCACATCGGTTTTGCGCTGCAGGCCAGCATCATCTACCCCGGTACCCCGCCCTGTCCAATCAGCTGCCGCACCGCCCAGAACCGCAGCGGCCACGGCAGCTGCAGCGGTCGTATTCCCGATCCCCATCTCACCGGTCACAACCAGATCAGCCTGCAGATCAACCGCGTTCCAACCAGTTTGCAGGGCCTCAATCACCTCTGCTTCGGTCATCGCGGGCGCTGTTGTAAAATCGGCCGTTGGCGTATCGAGCCGCAGCGGATGCACATCCATTTTCGCCCCAAAGGCTTTGGAAAGCTGATTAATCGCAGCCCCGCCATGTTCGAAATTGGCGACCATCTGCACCGTCACTTCGGGCGGAAAAGCCGAGACCCCCTGCGCGCAGACCCCGTGATTGCCCGCAAAAATGATCACCTGCGGCGCATTGATTTGCGGCTGAGCTGTGCCGCGCCAGCCTGCATACCAAATCGCCAGATCCTCAAGCCGTCCCAAAGCCCCGGGCGGTTTCGTCAATTGCCCATTGCGCGCCTGTGCGCCTTCGGTTGCGGCCTTGTCCGGCCCCGGCGCTGCGGCCAGTGTTTCGCGAAAGGCGGACAGGGTCGAAAATGGTGCTTGCATCAGGTCCTCGCAGCGTCGATCTTTGCATCTGTTTAACGCAGACCACGCCGATGGAAAGACCACAAAGGACCCGCTCTTGCACAAAGACGACATCGCTTTGCTTGACATTGTGGACCTGCCCGCAGCTTTGGGTCTGCTGACCCGCCTTCCCGTTGCATTGAACACCGAGCGCGCCACCGCACGGGGTGCCGCGGCCGTTTGGACCTACCCATTGGTCGGTGCCCTGATGGGTGTGATCCTTGCATCTGCGGCCGCCTTGATGAACGCCATTGGGCTGCCCCATGGCATCATCGCAGCCTTGGTGCTGGCCTTGTCGGTGATCCTGACCGGCGCCATGCATGAGGACGGGTTGGCCGATAGCGCCGACGGTCTTTGGGGCGGCTGGGAGCCAGCCCGCCGCCTTGAGATTATGAAAGACAGCCATATCGGGGTTTACGGTGTCTGCGCGATTGCGCTGACATTGCTGTTGCGTTGGATGGCATTGACGCTGATCGTGTCGCTGGGCGCCTATTGGACCGCGTTGATCGTCGTCGGCGCGCTGAGCCGCACCGGCATGGTGGGTTTGATGGCGATCCTGCCCCATGCCCGCAGCAGCGGGCTGAGCCACGCGGTTGGCCGCCCGCCCGAACGTGCGGTGTGGTTGGCTTTGGCCATTGCCGCTGTGATTGCGCTGCTTTGCGGGTTTCTTTGGCTGATCCCTGTCGCGCTGATTGCCGCGTTAAGCTGCGCCGCGATTGCCCGCATGAAAATCGGCGGGCAAACCGGCGATATATTGGGGGCAACCCAGCAAATCACCGAGATTGCGATGCTGTTGGCCCTGACAGTGCTTTTGCCCTAGGGCACAGGCTGGCAGTCAAGCGCTGCAGCGAATGAGCTACGATCCCGATGTGCCCCGATATCGACGGCCTGCAACTGCCCATCCACCAACCGTGTGGCGATGACCCGGGACCAATCGGCGGTGGCGGTGATCATCTCGGGCCCATGCCCACAATCGCGAATGCCGCCGCCAATGTCAGGCTCGCCGATCCGGTGATTGGTCAGGCCTGCGCCTGCGACAACCTCGGTCAAGGCCCCATCCTTGAACCGCCAGACCCGCAAGGTCTTGGCCAGATGCGGCCGGTCAATATAGGCAATTTCAACAAAGCCGTCACCGTCCAGATCAGCGGCCCCGATCGGCGCAAGCCAACGGTTGCGGGTCCCGATATGCGGGGTTGATGCGATCTTGCCGGTCTCATCATAGATCGCCAGCTGCGCGCCGGTATTGGCCTGGCTTTCAACGACGATCACCTCGGGATTGCCATCACCATCGAGATCGGCCAATCGTGGCGCGACATCTTCGAAGACCCGGTCTTGCGGCAAGGTGATTTGATAAACAAGCTGCTGATCCACCAAGAGCTGGATCGGGCTGCTTGCGTCGACCCCATCGGTCGTGATGCGCAATTCGCCCCATTCGATCGCATCGCCCAAGATACCATGGGCATAGCGGTCCGTTGGTCCGGCATATTCCGCGCTAAGAATACGTTCGGCGCTGGCCGCACCAGCCAGCACCGCAAGCAATGATGCAAGGCGCAGGATCAAATCTGTTTTTCCGGCATTTTCACACGCAGCCCGTCCAGATCGTCGGTGACTTTGATCTGGCATGTCAGGCGCGATGTGGTCGGATCAGGCTCATACGCGAAATCGAGCATGTCTTCTTCCATGGCGTCTTTGGCGGGCAGCTTTTCGACCCAAGTCTCATCGATATAGACGTGGCAGGTTGAACAGGCACAGGCACCACCGCAATCAGCCTCGATCCCAGGAATACCATTGTCGCGGGCGCCTTCCATCACGGTCAAACCGTTGGCGACCTCCACCACATGTTCTTTACCGCCAAATTCGACATACGTAATCTTGGCCATTGGGTATTCGTCCTCACTAGATGCTTCGTAGCAATACTTAGTGGTAGCTGTGCAGCCGGACCAGTGGAAATTGAAAAACCGTTGCAGGATATGCAAAAGGCGGCCCGGATGGGGCCGCCTTTGCTATTTTTTGAGCTGCTGAGAAACCTATTCTTCAAGCACCAGCGCCACAAAGCGCGGATCACCGCCCCGGCGAACCAGCAGCAGGATCGATTTGCGCCCTGCATCTGAGGCCGCTGCAATCTGCTCTTCCAGCTCAGCCACTGTATTGATCGCTTGCTGGCCTGCTTCGGTGATCACATCGCCCTCAAGAAGCCCTTTGGAGGCCCCTTCGGAATCAGGATCAATCGCGGTGATGACCAACCCGTCTTCGATGCTGAGCGAGAATTGGTCGGTCAGCTCTGGCGTGATTTCGGACAAGGTCAGGCCCAGAATTTGCGAAGGCTCGGCCTCATCCTCTGGCTCGGTCGAGGCGGGGAAGGCAACGGCTTCGGAGGTTTCACGCCGCCCCAGAACCACAGTCAGCTCTTGCATATCGCCATCGCGCAGGACGGATACGGGCACTTCTTTTCCAACAGGTGAGTTGCCAACGATCCGCACCAATTCGCGTGTATCTTCGATTTCGATCCCATCAAAGATCAGCACGACATCGCCGGATAGCATACCTGCGTCCTCTGCCGGGCCAGCCGGTACGTCTGTCACAAGTGCACCCCGCGCGATTTCCAGCCCTTCGATCGCGTCGACCATATCAGGTGTGACGTCCTGGATGCGTACGCCAAGCCAGCCGCGCCGGGTTTCGCCAAATTCGATCAGCTGGTCGACCACATTGGTCACAACCGCCGAAGACATCGCAAAGCCGATCCCGATAGAACCGCCGTTGGGCGACAGGATCGCGGTGTTCACACCAATCACGTCACCATCAAGGTTAAAAAGCGGCCCGCCCGAGTTCCCCCGGTTAATCGCCGCATCGGTCTGGATGTAGTCGTCATAAGTTCCCGAAAGCGCCCGGTTACGTGCCGAAACAATCCCTGCCGAGACAGAAAAGCCCTGGCCCAATGGGTTACCCATGGCCATTACCCAGTCGCCGACACGGCTGCCGGGTCCGTTGCTGTCGCCGAATTCGACGAAAGGCAGACCATCCAGATCAACCTTCAAAACGGCGATATCTGTGTTGGGGTCTGTGCCGATCAGTTCAGCCGGAACGCCAGGTTCGCCGCCCGGGAAGAATTCGATCAGGATCTCATCGGCCCCTTCGATCACGTGGTTGTTGGTGACGATATAGCCGTCCTCGGAAATGACGAAACCGGAACCAAGCGCAGAAGACCGTTGCGGACCACCGCGACCGTCAGGGTCGAGATCGTTAAAGAAATCCTCAAACGGAGAGCCTTCGGGAACAAGCCCCTGCGGCCCGGTTCGGCCTGCGATGGTTGTACTGGTCGTAATATTCACAACAGCCGGGCTGATTTGTTCGGCCAGATCAGCGAAGGTCGCCGGGCGTTCCTGGGCTGTTGTCATGCTCGCCTGAGCCAGGACGAGCGCGAAGGACAGGGCGAGCAAGCTCAAAAGCCCCATCAGCATCCGCCCTGCCCGGCGTTGATCTTGTTGAATTGCGATTGCCTTAGAAGTCACTGACAGATCTCCTTATTGATGAGCGGTGCGGCGTGAGTGCAGCCGCAATGTCTGAACTGATGATCTATGTAGTGCGGCGAATGTGCAACGCAAAGATGCCTCTCGCCTGCTCAACTGGATGTGATTTGACGACATATCGCCGGTTCGCACCCAAAAAGCCGGTTTACCTGGCCGAAAACCGTGTCGATTTGCCCCGGCCGAGCGAATCCCTGACATTTGTGATTATCCCAGTTCTAACGATGTGACCGCGAAAATATCCCCACATGCTGCGGGGGCCGCGCCCCGATACATTCGCGCGGTCTGAAAACCCGGCGTCAGGCCCAGATCATTGCAAAGCCCCGTCAGCCCGCCCGCCGCATCCGGCACATCGATGATCACATCAGGGCCGAAATAGCCTGCCGCTTGGCCGATCAGATCACGTGCGGTCACCAGATCCGGCGCAATCAATGGCCCGATCTTGGCCCCGCTACGGCATTTGCGGATTGTGCAAATGCCGCCCCCCAACAAAAGTGTTTTCCGGTCCGCCGTATTGGTAAACCATGCCCCCAGATAAGCGGGCTTATGGACGCCAGTTACATCTGCCTCGCGCCCAATCAGATCTGGAATATCCGCCGCTGTCGCAAGCCGGGCAGATACCGGTTGTGCCATCACAGCGCCCGCAAAGCGTGTTGTGCCACCTGCATGGACAAAGCCCGAGGCTGCGTAGTTGGCCTGCTGTTCTTGCACCCCATCAAGCCCAACCGTGCGCGTGCCCGCATGGGCCAATGCATGTTGCCAAAGCGCGTAGCCCACCCCGCGCCCGCGATAGTTTGGTGTGACGATGTAAAGCCCCAGAAACGCAAAATGATCCGTATGGTTCACAACCGAGATTGCG
This window harbors:
- a CDS encoding monovalent cation:proton antiporter-2 (CPA2) family protein: MDSFFFQATIYLGAAVIAVPLAARLGFGSVLGYLLAGIVIGPVTGLVGSEAKEIQHFAEFGVVMMLFLIGLELDPRALWAMRQRLIGLGGLQVGVTMTAVTAGAILLGYDWATSLAIGMIFALSSTAIVLQTLTEKGLMQTGGGRSTFAVLLAQDIAVIPMLALLPLLAVPAIMTINPDGSVARTADAHHDDHGTLSLVEGLPAWGEALVTIGAIVAVILAGVYLTRPVFRYIHHARLREMYTALALLMVVATAVLMSMVGLSPALGTFLAGVVLANSEFRHELESDLAPFKGLLLGLFFITVGAGIDFELLFANPLSILSATIALMLIKGAILFALAIIFKIKGKDRWLFTLGLAQAGEFGFVLISFSVQQGMLVGDLSGKLLLIVALSMLITPLLFIAYELLSRRMVESDDQPHDEVDVQGPVIIAGIGRFGQIVNRLLQSAGFETVVIDANLQTVQTMRKFGFRGFFGDPTRPDLLKAAGLEEARVLVVAIDDKKSANTLVAYARKTRPDLHIIARARDRVHVYELYAAGANDIVREMFDSSLRAGRYALENLGLSEFEAAELEQAFYQHDRQALRELAELWQPGVPVADVPAYVKRATELNNALETALATRQQAIDSQQD
- the cobT gene encoding nicotinate-nucleotide--dimethylbenzimidazole phosphoribosyltransferase gives rise to the protein MQAPFSTLSAFRETLAAAPGPDKAATEGAQARNGQLTKPPGALGRLEDLAIWYAGWRGTAQPQINAPQVIIFAGNHGVCAQGVSAFPPEVTVQMVANFEHGGAAINQLSKAFGAKMDVHPLRLDTPTADFTTAPAMTEAEVIEALQTGWNAVDLQADLVVTGEMGIGNTTAAAAVAAAVLGGAAADWTGRGTGVDDAGLQRKTDVVAKGLALHQSADPLEALRCLGGRELAGMAGAIAAARHHQIPVILDGFICCAAAAVLEKAAPGALDHTVAGHLSAEGAHQQLLDRIGKAPLLQLGLRLGEGSGAALAIGVLKGAIACHSGMATFAEAGVSDAP
- the cobS gene encoding adenosylcobinamide-GDP ribazoletransferase, whose protein sequence is MHKDDIALLDIVDLPAALGLLTRLPVALNTERATARGAAAVWTYPLVGALMGVILASAAALMNAIGLPHGIIAALVLALSVILTGAMHEDGLADSADGLWGGWEPARRLEIMKDSHIGVYGVCAIALTLLLRWMALTLIVSLGAYWTALIVVGALSRTGMVGLMAILPHARSSGLSHAVGRPPERAVWLALAIAAVIALLCGFLWLIPVALIAALSCAAIARMKIGGQTGDILGATQQITEIAMLLALTVLLP
- a CDS encoding VCBS repeat-containing protein, with protein sequence MILRLASLLAVLAGAASAERILSAEYAGPTDRYAHGILGDAIEWGELRITTDGVDASSPIQLLVDQQLVYQITLPQDRVFEDVAPRLADLDGDGNPEVIVVESQANTGAQLAIYDETGKIASTPHIGTRNRWLAPIGAADLDGDGFVEIAYIDRPHLAKTLRVWRFKDGALTEVVAGAGLTNHRIGEPDIGGGIRDCGHGPEMITATADWSRVIATRLVDGQLQAVDIGAHRDRSSFAAALDCQPVP
- a CDS encoding 2Fe-2S iron-sulfur cluster-binding protein, coding for MAKITYVEFGGKEHVVEVANGLTVMEGARDNGIPGIEADCGGACACSTCHVYIDETWVEKLPAKDAMEEDMLDFAYEPDPTTSRLTCQIKVTDDLDGLRVKMPEKQI
- a CDS encoding Do family serine endopeptidase, with the translated sequence MLMGLLSLLALSFALVLAQASMTTAQERPATFADLAEQISPAVVNITTSTTIAGRTGPQGLVPEGSPFEDFFNDLDPDGRGGPQRSSALGSGFVISEDGYIVTNNHVIEGADEILIEFFPGGEPGVPAELIGTDPNTDIAVLKVDLDGLPFVEFGDSNGPGSRVGDWVMAMGNPLGQGFSVSAGIVSARNRALSGTYDDYIQTDAAINRGNSGGPLFNLDGDVIGVNTAILSPNGGSIGIGFAMSSAVVTNVVDQLIEFGETRRGWLGVRIQDVTPDMVDAIEGLEIARGALVTDVPAGPAEDAGMLSGDVVLIFDGIEIEDTRELVRIVGNSPVGKEVPVSVLRDGDMQELTVVLGRRETSEAVAFPASTEPEDEAEPSQILGLTLSEITPELTDQFSLSIEDGLVITAIDPDSEGASKGLLEGDVITEAGQQAINTVAELEEQIAAASDAGRKSILLLVRRGGDPRFVALVLEE
- a CDS encoding GNAT family N-acetyltransferase yields the protein MITYRNAQAHELDTILDWAAAEGWNPGLDDAAAFWAADPGGFFVAVDGVRPVAAISVVNHTDHFAFLGLYIVTPNYRGRGVGYALWQHALAHAGTRTVGLDGVQEQQANYAASGFVHAGGTTRFAGAVMAQPVSARLATAADIPDLIGREADVTGVHKPAYLGAWFTNTADRKTLLLGGGICTIRKCRSGAKIGPLIAPDLVTARDLIGQAAGYFGPDVIIDVPDAAGGLTGLCNDLGLTPGFQTARMYRGAAPAACGDIFAVTSLELG